The following coding sequences are from one Clostridioides difficile ATCC 9689 = DSM 1296 window:
- a CDS encoding M56 family metallopeptidase → MNNYMLYVFDNLIKTTIVCSFGICLLLFLKIYFFKRFSKRFNYYIWLVIVFRMLLFLFNYTVMYEVKDPKENTVGNNITQIDISIDNDFMLYLVYLWLFVTIAIAVYTFIEYTKFKNLVVDVSYDIEDNDVNCIYKNLLKELDIKKKIELRGSDELISPAGMGLFKSYIFLPDYTYSKDELTWILKHELMHFKNKDILIKFLVLSVKIMYWFNPLVYIMSNKVNLDCELCCDESVLTDCSLKDKKAYALALIKSIKLSKNYNSGILTTEFNKTNLEKRLDSIIKKKGKSGILMLLILFTLFSVTYFNFESISFDNSNYLRNIGILEKTGADLKEEDDISMRVVN, encoded by the coding sequence ATGAATAATTATATGCTATATGTTTTTGACAATCTTATAAAGACAACTATTGTATGTAGTTTTGGTATTTGTCTATTATTATTTTTGAAAATATATTTTTTTAAGAGGTTTAGTAAGAGATTTAATTATTATATTTGGTTGGTAATAGTCTTTAGAATGTTACTTTTTCTATTTAATTATACAGTAATGTATGAAGTAAAAGATCCCAAAGAAAATACAGTAGGAAATAATATTACACAAATTGATATTTCTATAGATAATGATTTTATGCTGTATTTAGTTTATTTATGGTTATTTGTAACTATAGCCATTGCAGTTTATACATTTATAGAATACACAAAATTTAAAAATCTCGTTGTTGATGTATCTTATGATATTGAAGATAATGATGTAAATTGTATCTATAAAAATTTGTTAAAAGAATTAGACATAAAAAAGAAAATTGAGTTAAGGGGTTCTGATGAATTGATAAGTCCAGCAGGTATGGGATTATTTAAATCGTACATATTCTTACCAGACTATACTTATAGTAAAGATGAGTTAACTTGGATTTTGAAACATGAATTAATGCATTTTAAAAACAAAGATATTTTGATAAAGTTTTTAGTTTTGTCTGTTAAAATAATGTATTGGTTTAATCCACTTGTTTATATAATGAGCAATAAAGTAAATCTAGATTGTGAATTATGTTGTGATGAAAGTGTTTTGACTGATTGCTCTTTAAAAGATAAGAAAGCATATGCGTTAGCACTTATAAAGTCAATTAAACTTAGTAAGAATTATAATAGTGGTATTTTAACAACTGAATTTAATAAGACAAATTTGGAAAAGAGACTTGATAGTATTATTAAGAAAAAAGGGAAAAGTGGAATATTGATGTTATTGATTTTGTTTACATTATTTTCAGTTACATATTTTAATTTTGAAAGTATTAGTTTTGATAATTCAAATTATTTAAGAAATATAGGGATTTTAGAAAAAACAGGCGCAGATCTTAAGGAAGAAGATGATATTAGCATGAGAGTTGTAAATTAA
- a CDS encoding BlaI/MecI/CopY family transcriptional regulator, translating into MMIRKIPQAELKVMKFIWKVDATVTSKDVIEVMEQKYGWKQTTTLTLLSRLVKRGFLDAQKIDRYTHYTVIVKHKDYLSFETKDFLSNIHDDSLKSLISALHDDENIGKDTLDFLESYFDNLKNE; encoded by the coding sequence ATGATGATAAGAAAAATACCACAAGCAGAACTAAAAGTAATGAAATTTATTTGGAAAGTAGATGCTACAGTGACATCAAAAGATGTTATTGAAGTTATGGAACAAAAATATGGTTGGAAACAAACCACTACACTAACACTTTTATCTAGGTTAGTAAAAAGAGGATTCTTAGATGCTCAAAAAATAGACAGATATACACATTACACAGTAATAGTAAAACACAAAGATTATTTAAGTTTTGAGACAAAGGATTTCCTAAGTAATATACATGATGATTCTTTGAAAAGCTTAATTTCAGCATTGCATGATGATGAAAATATAGGTAAAGACACGCTAGATTTTTTAGAAAGTTATTTTGATAATTTAAAGAATGAATAA
- a CDS encoding peptidoglycan-binding domain-containing protein — protein sequence MKSLKKILIVTGCLTLISTSLVFASTNNDVNVSKSNEEQTTNSFTITGYEFIYENAPQPIKSDYEKKCKELNINPSKDDTIFINEKFIDSYNINIDDYNIEPKAFIIRYKKDLNRFDVTGPISYSVNINTTVVGYGHVEKGNPVHLVQLLCQQINGSDIDPDSKFGPATYNQVKILQGRLGVTKDGVVGKATWQAAGERY from the coding sequence ATGAAAAGTCTAAAGAAAATTTTAATAGTCACAGGGTGTTTGACTCTAATATCTACTAGTTTAGTATTTGCAAGTACTAATAATGATGTAAATGTATCAAAAAGTAATGAAGAGCAAACAACAAATTCATTTACAATAACTGGTTATGAATTTATTTATGAGAATGCACCACAACCTATAAAATCTGATTATGAAAAAAAATGTAAAGAATTAAATATAAATCCATCTAAAGATGATACAATCTTTATTAATGAAAAATTTATAGATTCATATAATATTAATATAGATGATTATAATATTGAACCAAAAGCATTTATTATTAGATATAAAAAAGATTTAAATCGTTTTGATGTTACTGGTCCTATAAGTTATAGCGTAAATATAAATACCACTGTAGTAGGATATGGACATGTAGAAAAAGGGAATCCTGTGCATTTAGTACAACTTTTATGTCAACAAATAAATGGTTCTGATATTGATCCAGATAGTAAATTTGGACCTGCTACATATAATCAAGTAAAAATACTTCAAGGAAGACTTGGTGTAACAAAAGATGGTGTTGTT